A segment of the Malaclemys terrapin pileata isolate rMalTer1 chromosome 1, rMalTer1.hap1, whole genome shotgun sequence genome:
ataacctacccccttccccagGGAGAAGAGCAGAGAGCTCAGCGCCTTTCTGCATTTTCCTCCCCCAAATCAGAGGGTCTCCCCTTCCATTCTCTCTCCACTGCCATTTATGTGGCACTACCCGGATGTGCAGAATCACAGCCTAAAAAGGAGGTGAGGAATTTCTTTCTCCAAGCCCCAAGGGTCTTTCTCAATCCCTTCCTCTCAGTTTCACAATCTTTGCTCCCTCGGGGCCATGCATTTGCTGTGCTATTAAATGAGGAGGAATGAGCTACAATCTGTTGGAGCCCATGAATAGCCATAGGGATCACTGCAGAATGGCAGTGCATGCTCCATTCACTGCCCTTGCAGAGACTGATCACACTTTTCAGCACTCCCAGCTCCTGACGGCGCAGGGAATAGGACCTGGAATCTAACCTGAGTTTTCCACACAGCCCGGCATACATATTTCTAACCCCAAAGCAGTGAACTGGCCTCTGCAGcattccctcttccctccccacccaacaTGGGTTGGCTCCATGCTAGATTGCCCTACTCCGTGTACATGTCTACaagtgcaggggagggagagagtcacAGTGAGTTAATGCATTTGGGTTTCACCCTTGGCATCTTGGGGTTCAAATCTTACCATAGCAGAGGGCCAAGGACTGAAATAGATATGGGCTCCCGGTGAGGACTGAGGGGCATGAGCAGAGCTTTGAGGGGGTCTCAGACTGAAATAACAGAGGGGACTGTAGGACAGGACTGAGCTATACGTAGAACATTAGCAGAGCTGCACGTGGATTCGTTTTGCATCAGCCAAGGCTGCTGACATCTGAAAGTAGGGAAGAAAATCTGACACATAATAGAGACGTGCTTAGAACTTACCAGCACATAAAGATCACACTGTTCTGCCTCAACATAGGGCAGGCAAAGCCACCACTGAGGAGACCCCACTGGCTTGCACAGCACCTGCCCAGCACTGTACATCCTTTGCTTTCATGAGCACCAAAATAATTTGACAAtgttaaacaaacaaagaagCATGCTTGCGTGTATGCGTCCGTCAGTGTGTCTGCCTGCAAGTCTCTAGCGCAGGGGTAGGCAcgccagctgattttcagtggcactcacactgtccacatcctggccaccggtccgggggcctctgcattttaatttaattttaaatgaagcttcttaaaaaattttaaaaccttacttactttacatacaacaatggtttagttatattttatagacttatagaaagagaccttctaaaaacgttaaaatgtattactggcacacgaaaccttaaattagagtgaataaaatgaagactcggcacaccacttctgaaaggttgccgacccctgctctaccgTGATGGCTGTGCATGCAAGTACAGAACATGGGGAAGCGAGGAACTCAgggtgggagcagagagaggaacaAAATCACTGGGGTAGGAATTCCAGGGTCATGCAGCAGCACAAGGCCAGGCCTCAGGCACTTGACAGCCAGCCAGGACTCCATCAAGACAAGAGACTTCTTTGATCTACCACAGAGTTAAAAGGAGATCATTAACCTGCTCTAGACTAATaacccccccaacctccccccccttgctgcaattgCAGGAAAATCCCTAGCTGCTCTGGTTGGCCCATGGGGAGACTCCACCCCCCACTGCCATTCCACCCTTCTCCCAGCCATATCGCAGAATCAGGTGGATGTGTTTGCTGGTAATTGCTGCATTGtgtgcagggccgggggtggggggggcgcaagtggggcaatttgccccaggccccgggctccacaggggccccgcgagccctggccaagaatccctttcctggctagaggcgccttttaaatttttactcacccggcggtgctctgggtcttcagcagcacttttgCGGCGGGGGGGTGTCCTTCACCTCGCTCTGggactttggcggcacttcggcggcggggggtccttcagtgccacggaagacCCAGAgccagtgaaggacccgctgccgaagactcAGAGCGCcacccagtgagtacaagcgctgcagcgggtggcgccttatattatgtccgctcccccgctttgccccaggccccctgaatcctctgggcggccctgattgtGTGTCTTCCCTTCTTAGCTTCTAAGGGTCCCTCCGTAACTTGGGTGTGCAGTTTCCTActcacagaaagaacaggagtacttgtggcaccttagagactaacaaatttattagagcatttgttagtctctaaggtgccacaagtactcctgttctttttgcggatatagactactaacacggctgctactctgaaactactcACAGAACTTCCTCAGCCCAGGCTCTGTGACATGGGGATGCTAGGACATCTTAGGTGAGCATTCCCCTCGCACAGACCCAACTCAGAGAGGTGGGGAGAGAATAACAAACCTCACAACCAGGCATAGTCTCTCACAGGTCCCTCTCAGACTTGGCTTTGTGACTGGGAAGAAAGTAAGAAACCTCACAGCCCAGGCATGCagtccccactgccagagctgcTTCAGAGATACAGGTAGAGAATAATGAGGCCTACAGCCTGGGCGTGCTGACATGCTTTAGTCAAACTGATAGCATCTGCGACAAGAAAAACTTGGCACCTAAAATTCCTTCTGTGATCAGGGAGTGGAGCTAATTCCTGTAATCCGGTCCCCAGTGAGTGGGCCTGCTTTTGCAGTCCCTCTGCAGAGCACTGATCCATAAATGCTCCTCCagttttctctcctcctcctcctagctAGCAAGGTCGCATCTCTCCTCTTCCCACTAATTCCACCAAAGTCATGCAGTCATGTAGCACCTGCCTGCTGACCCCAACAAGTGCCAGAGTTTAAAATAAAGTCTAATTTCCTACATGTATTAAGTATCAGGAAGGACCAGAGTCATCTGTACAGTGCAACGTTCATCCACAGATGCACTTCTTGACAGgtgaaaacattaaaaatcaatTCTGATCTCAGATTACAAATACCTGGACTCAAACAATCCATTTTCTAATATACACTCCAGTGTGTGTGATACAAAAATAGTACCATACAGGAGgaatacagagcctttcacttcTAGCTCACTGgttccaactagggtgaccacctGTCCTGAATTGCAGTcctgaaatgcagagttcaagttcTGGTTGTGGGTTGAATGACTCCGGGACAGCATTTGTCCTGGATTCCCTGCAGCGCCACTCTGCACCTGCCCAAGGCTTGGAGGCAGCACCAGCCTcttcatggtggggggggggggggggggggaggggctgaggtgggccttgGCCCTCCCTCACCAcaaggcccctccccctgctcctcctcttccccctgaggccttgccccctggccaggccagaagctggagtcggcccatggtaagagctgcccagggagccccagccactgtggggaatacccagaccctccacctgccctgggcagcgtgCCGCAGGGGACAGGGGCATGGGCTGGAGACTGCTCTCGGGCAACCTCGTACCCCACCGAGGGCatgtgcagggtctggggctcctcACAGTGGCCCAAGCTCCTTAGGCAGCTCTTACCACTGCCTGGTTCCAGCTTCTTAccagggggcaggggtgaagAGGAGgatcagggggtgggggctcaggggaagAAGAGGGACAGGGATGGGGCCAAAGAGGGGGGCAGAGCTCATGCATGTGTcctgcttttgccttttgaaaagatggtcaccctagttccaacCCAGATCCAGCTTGGTAATTATCAGAAGTCATCATCATatgacagctgtttggtggccccTGAATGACATGAGTTTATGGCCTCTCAGCTGTGTGTCTTGTGAGAAGACGCCTATATCACAAAAAACACCATGAAAACTGGCATTAGCTGGCTCCCTTATTGGCAGCCTAAGCAGAGAGTCCAAGGATTTAGTGGGCTGGGAAACTGCACTTCTCTTCTCATCCCTAAAAATGGTCCCTAAAGATCAGATCTGAGGCCCATTGGTAacagggaagggggaacagcatGTGGGGTGAAACGTGCATTGCCATTGCCTGTGTGgtacctgctctgtggataaacagaggattCATTGTCTCTAGAGTCATCAATCTGGCACTTTTCCCCAGCactaaactgaaatgaaatgttacaCCCCGAAAGCAGTTGAGCAAAGAATAACCTCGGTAAGAGAGTATTCACCAGAGCCCAGGTACATGCATCTCACTAATAatcataaaacattaaaaaaagctaCATTTCATAAacacatggggccaaattctcctctcagttacaacGGGGCAGCCCACTGAGGGACACCGGGCAGGGGCTCAGCTACCACCCACTGCACAGGAACCCAATTAGGCAAGCAGCTGAAAGGCCAACTTTTCACACATGAGTACTCCAGAATAAAGAGAGCATGGAGCTAACCAAACAGTTGGGTAATACTTTTCTCTGTTTCTGTTCCTATTATTCtggaaatgtgttttaataagTACTTGCTTTCCCATGCCTCTACTCTGTACTCCTGCAGGGCAGTCACAGGGACCAATTCAGAGTTGGTGTAAGTGGCTGAGATTTCACTGAGCTCAATGGAATTgcactcacttacaccagttcTGAATTTGACCTGTAACCTGGGGTTTGTAATGTCAGCATTCAAGGTTTATGACATTGAAATCCAATTGTTATGACATCACAGCCCAACACCATGGAAATAATTGTGATGTCATAGTGCAGAGTTTGTGACTTTGCTGCTGGATCAAACAGGAGTAGCAAATTGGTCTCTGAAAGAGGAGTCAGTCTCCCTTTCCACTCCTTTTTTTTAACAGTGCCCAAATGGGCACATAATTGGCCaatgggatttaaaaacaaacaaagcccgCAGAACATCTGATAGATCATGTGAGTGAGTTTCATAGCAGAGGGAAATATTGGGAATGTTTTccctaatatttttaaaactactcTGGTACTGTATCCCTTTATAATGAAACTTCCCTGACTGTTGGCAAAGTATTTAAGGTTCCTCAGCGTGTAATGCTATTGCTCAGCAATTCTCAGACTTCATTCCGCAGCCCACTTTGTGAGAGGCAGAGATTCTCTCACTTCCCTCCTCTCAGATTTCCCATCCCACATGTTCATGGCAGCTTTCCTCTCTCCGTTTGGCTGgttccctgcctctccctctcaCTGCCACCTTCCCCTTCCTCACCATAATTGGAGCTGTTTGTGCAGGATTGGCATTCAATACCTGTGTAACACTTGTTTCCTACTTTGTTATTGTCTGGTAGGGGGACCCCATCCCAGAAGACATTTACAAGATAATGAGTGACAGCTCGGTGCGCTCCAGGAGTGACCTCCAGCGTGCCCTGCAGATAGACTCCGTAGGTAAATCTCCTCTACACCAAACACTCCTCTTCCTTCCTTAAATCTCATGGTGGGAGTACCTTTCTTTTTCCAGCAGGTACACTGGCAAGGCTTATCACTCTAAATATAGAAACATGTTAGTCTCTAGGTGCCAGTCTATCAAGCTATACTGCAAAACTCAGTTACAATAGGGCTGGGTACTGGGGAGATTTAAATAGCCTGGTGCATGGAATGAGGAGCTTGAGAAAAACCCAAGCAAGCTTCTGAGCTAGGAGATGCCCAGAGAGGTGGTTGGAGTGGAACATGAGTAGATTAAGAGGTGCACAAGTGGGTGAGTGAACTAGCTCATGGGCTGATGCAAAGGCACACAGGTGAATGAATGAAGTGGGCTTTGAGGAGATGCACAAGTGGATGAATAGACTGATCCATGGGATGACAAAAAGACAGACAAGTGGGTGGTTGGGAGTGAGCCAGGTGAGCTGATAGCACTCATCTAGGAGCAGGTGAGAAtatgtgcaggggaaggggggatgaGAGAGCTGGTCCCCAAGTAGAATAGATagggaggggcacaggcaggtGGGTGGACTGGTTCCCAGGTAGACCCTTCTATGAGATGATAGAAAAAGGAAGAAGGACGTGGGATTGTGTCAGGCTGACTAAGCTGGTGGGGGGGTTGGAATTGCTTTGTCATTTTCTGTGGGTAATAGCTCAGAGTTTGCAGTGCTTGGGAACACCTGGCCAGGACTGAAgtcacagagcagcagcagcagcccagggagcaaaGTGTGGAGGGATTGGCACGTGTGGGAATGAGACCACGTGTCACGGTCGCCAGGCTGGATCAGGAATTTATTTATAAACGGTCTCTTCAGAGTGAATTCCATTCTATTCTAACCTCTGCTCCCGCccgtccccctccacccccctcgccTTCTCTCTTGTGTTTTGTCTGTTTGTAGCTTTGTAATCCTTGCCGAGACACTATCTACGGGGGAACAGAATTTCCTGCTTTTGTTTCCTATGCCAGTCGGACCACTGGCACGTTCTCAAAAGCATTCCCGCTCCCTTTCAAAATGGcctgggaggggacggggaaggggggagagaaccAGCTGTGGGCtgctattgttttccttaaaaagaGGCGAcgaggtcccccccccccaagttcttCTTCTGAGTCCATGAGCCACACAATGGGGCAGCTTCCAAAATTAGCAACACTGCCTTTTGCAAGCCTGGGTCCCCAcccgtcagcagcagcagcaacggcCTATCAagaagaaggggaggaggagggggacctCGGTTTTCAATAGAAGATTTGTTTCAAGTCAACAGTGTTGCTCTTTTTTTCTCATCAACTTAACCTTTATGCAAAAGGCAACCCCCACCCTGGCCTGATAAAATTCCAGAGAATGcaagatggggaaggggggagagggagagacagagaagatGTGTGCAGTCTGTCATGTCCTATAGCTTACGTAAGGGATACATTTCTGTTCCAGTGACTAACCACTCATATGCTTAAGAAATTAAACAGGATTCTCTTGGGAGACCAGGGGTTTGGGAATGGGCTATGGAGCCTTTCAAGCCCAGGTCATTGGTTCCACGCTAAACCCAGATTAGGAAATACTGGATGACACAGGGGATCACATATGGGACTGAACGCTTTCATACCCAAGTTACAGATTCCAATTTGCCCTCAAGTAGTTAGTGACTGCATGTCATTACTGTTCGCTGGCCTATGTGAAATCAGCTTGGTGCTGTCACCGCAGGCCGGCAGCCAGGTGTTCACATCACAATATCCACTGATGATGACTTGTTCACGTGTGGTCTGAACAGAGACCAAATGCCCCTCTCACCCTTAAAAAGTGGCCATCCCCAGGGCACGGGTGAAGTGCATTATGGGGCGTGATAGGTGTGAGATGCTTGCTCTGCTGTTGTGCCTGATAAACAGAGATCTTCAGTCCAGCGCCTTGTCCCAGTCCTGAATTCACTTTAATACAATAACTCCCTGGAGGCTGATGTCCATTCTGCCTCCCACTGCAGCTACACCAGGCCACAGAAGGAAAGAGCTGCCGCTGGGTAGGAGCTGTCTCTGAACACTGCTCTAGTCTGGGGCTCAGGAGGGGCCACTTACTAGAGCAACCCAGGGAGACTATGAGAAGTTCTCTGTTCAGCACTTCCTATGGGAAAGCAGTGGGATGGGGTACTGGGAATTGGGCTGACTGCTAACAGTcgtccttccttcccccccaaccacccccagTAACTGAGTTTTAACTGACAGTAGTAGAGGGGAAGAGTTATTTTGAACTCATTTTTCTATTCTCCTGCCAAAAAAGTTGACTACCTCAAATGAGCGCGAACGCAAGTACCCCACCGCCACCTCATCTAATGCACCTGCATCCTGACCTCCCGCCccactgctattccagtcctgggtcctccactcagctctgccagtgcccctcagtcctgctctGTAGCACCCTTTGTTATTCCAGTCCTAGGACAAACACACAACTCTACCACTGCACCTCAGTTTTCACCTGCAGCACCTTCTGCTAATCCAGCCTTGCTCCTTGCTCTCCACTCCCACTCAGCTGATTCACCTGAATCTTGACTTGCAAGTCCCTCTGCTACTCCATGTACATTCCAAATAGCTCTGCTAAAGTGCATCTCACTCTTGCCCTAGAGTATCTTCTGCAagtccagccctgggcctctCTTTAACAAGATATGCCGGTTACTGTGAATGGAGCAGTGTGATGAGGTGAACAAACGTAGAATCTCCCCACACTCATTGCACTTGTGACCTGAGTTGGGACTTGAACCTAAAACTCTGGACGGGACATGCTAGTGCAGTAACGAGACCGATGAATCACCCAAATGCTGCCTCCTCTGTCACTTGATTCCCACACCATTGCCTCACTTTTTTACCTCATTGTCTTATTTGGCTCTGTCCTTCTCTTGCAGAAGAGGATGGCTCCAATTTGGATCTGAACTCAACGCGAGCCCATCCTGGTCAAAACTTGCCTCGAGGGAGACGAAGTCTAGGTGAGTGATAGACTCAGACCTAACTTCTGTGCAGGAGTTTCAGTGTAAGTGAGAGATTAGCTATACAGATACATGGGTCTGTACAGTCTGCATCTGTGTCCACCATGAGTGTATGAATGTAGGTGTGCATGTTTAAGTGTGTGTCACTCTGCGCATGTGCATTTAGCCATGTAAGTGTGTTTGTGTTAGAGAGTCTGTCTCTGCCTCTATGCTACCAAATGTAGTCTCCTTCTTTCAGCATTGCTGTAACTGCCCCAGCACCAAGGGTAGTACAGACAGCAGGGTGCAGGCATTTCCAGCACTGTGTCCTGATGccctcctctggctggggctTCGGACTTGGTGCTGGCAATGCCTGAGCCCTGTCTGCATTAGCATTCACTTCATAGCTCGTACCAGTGCTGGAAAACAAGCTCTAGATATGCTATTGTAGACACGTCTTGTGACAGTCAGTAACTAACTCTGTGTTTCTGCCAAGTGTGATACTGCCCTCAGCAAACGTAGAGACTGCTATTAATTGTTAAGTACTGAAATTAGCTGAAATAATTCAACAGAGCAGAATGATAATGGACCAGGCCTGGTGCCCTAGCGATTGTTATTTGCACTTTTTGATTCCTAGTCCCATCCTCTTGCTCCAGTAGGGCCTGAAAGTGTTGTAGAGGCCAAGTGTTCAGCACCTGAAGTGGAGGAGCTGGTATTCGGAAGCAGGAGACATCATTCTGCAGCAAATCACGCTATCTCATTACATAGCGGCACTGACTAGCCCCTGTCCTTTCCGGCCCAAGATGTTAGCTGTagttatcattatttattatgtacCATCAGGATTCTTGGCCCTTTGAAGGAGACAGTGAACGGCATTGAATGGGTGTAGGATGGGGAAAGAATATATTTCTGTAGCTCCAGGAGAGTGTGAGCCTTTGTCAGATAACATAGTGGGTTTGCATCAGGTTTCTGGGAGTAGCCTGTGAAGCCTATTTCATCATTTTTCTCTTGGGTCCCTCTAGCTGCAGTGGTAGATGCTGAGCCAGCAGTACTCGCAGAATGCAAGACACGGACGGAGGTCTTTGAAATCTCCCGGAGCATGGTAGATTCCACCAATGCCAATTTTGTGGTGTGGCCGCCATGTGTGGAGGTGCAGCGGTGCTCCGGATGCTGCAACAACCGCAATGTGCAGTGTCGCCCCACGCTGGTCCGCGTGCGGCATGTCCAGGTACACAAGAATCCTCTATCCTCTCCGTCCCCCTTGCTTCCTTTTCTCATGGCCCCTCCAGTAAAAACACAAACCAACTGGGGGGATTGCCTGTGGTCATACAAGTGAGGGGCTAACCGTGCTGGCCTCTCCATCACCACCCTGACAATGCATCTCAGCCCAAACACGTGCACTGAGACAgcatcccctcctcctctccttgccCCTCTGTGATCTTCCTGCCTAGCCCGGCTGTAAACAGACACCTGATAGCTGACCTCTTGCTCTGATCATGCTAGCTCATCAGTTAATAGTGATCTCCAAGCTTCCTCCCAGAcagctcatttaaaaatataatcctcCCCCGCAAATCTTCTGCCTGACCTGTGAGAGATTCCCTCAGGCCTTGGGCAGGccggtgtgtatgtgtgtgtctgcacaCTCACACAGTCTGCTTTATCAGGAAATTCCTTTCTCAGAAAAGCCACTCTGAATGAGggagaaaaaagagagagggggagaaatggGAGTTGTTTTTGTGGAAAAAGCAAAGGTCAGGGCAAAAGTCAGCCAGGAAAAATGACCCGGAAATGGCTTCTCTGAGGTCTCTGTATTGTGTGGTTGGAAATGTTTGTCTAGTGAGCAGCGTGTGGTCTGAAGCGTGTGGAGTGGGGCTTTCAAGGAAAGATAAACAGCCAGTAGGTTTGATCACTGGTTGAGTGATGTTGCCAGGGCCAGTGCATTGGGAGCATTTCAGTTCCAGACTCAAAGCAGTGATAGTATTTATAGCCTGCAGACCTCCGCAGGGAATGTGGTTTTGTTAGATAAGCTAAACTAGGTCAGGCCTGGTCAGTATTTGAATGGGAAACCACCAACGCAAACGCAGAGACTGTaggatgtgctgctggagatCTAGTAAGAGGTGCTCTTCCCTCTGAGAGTACGGCTACACTGCCACTGGGAGGTGTAAGTCCCAGTGCAGGTAGACGTACAGCCCCTAGCTCTGATTGAACTAGTACTCAAAATAATAGCACGGCTGCAGCAGCTCGGGATAGCTGCTCAAGTACAATCCCATCCAAGAGCCTAGGTATGTACTCTGGCTCTTTTTAGTGCACGAGCTCAATCATAGCTAGCGTGTGTACATCtgcttgagctggaaattacacccctCAGCTGCATTGTACATGTATCCTGAATCAGTGATGCAAGGGCTGCAGAATGGTCCTTGGGAGCATTGTGTTGCCAGACATGCTGCCTTTCACATGAGACGAGAGCCCCTTACCACTGTTAGTCATCAAAAATaatgagacaaattcagacatggctccactgaagttagtagAGTCGCGCTTGTTTGCATTAGGTCTGAATTTCTCCTCTCTGCCATgttgttttttgcaacagtaaGGGTTTTAACTCCAATATCTCAATTCAGTTAATTACATTCTTCCTACCCCCAAAACTTCCTCTGTCAAATCTATCAGACCCAGCATTGTTCTGTATTTCTTTTCTCAGTTGTGTAATGTTTTTGGGCACTGTTCATGTTTCATGCAAGAAGCAGCTGTAAGTCAGGAGTGGGTGAAGTGATTCTCTATGTACAAAGTCAAAGTCAGACCTGCCTGGCTATGTGctactccactgaaatcagtgaaagatGCACCAAACTGTACCAGGTCTGGATTTGATCTGtggattttaaagtgcttttggACCCTTTGGGAAGAAGGGCAATAGAGAAATAAAGGTAGTATTCATGTTGATGTAGTGGGAGTTGTAGCTGTATTTATATTTTAGATGGGTTTGCTTTTATTCTCGCCCAACAGGTAAACAAGATAGAATTTGTTCAGAAGAAGCCAAACTTTAAAAAAGCCATTGTGCCCTTGGAGGATCACCTGGAGTGTCGATGTGAGGCACTGTCGTCTCAGCCCTCCAGTCGCAGTCGGCCAGGTTCACGTGAACACAGAGGTAAGGCTGCTGGTActaggggaagagagagggaaatgCTGCAAGATGAGACAGAGGGACAGAGCCTCAGCTGCTGTGAATCAGCACAGCGCCGGTGAAGTCCAGGGAGCTTTACTGATTTCCAGCGGCTGAAGGTTTTGCCTAGAATGCTGCTtgtgagagaggggaaaaaatggggaaaatggaggaggagaagagggtgagaaagacagagagaggaaagtatggaatggggaagagggaaagagCAGAGAGGAAAAGGAGAGTGGAGAAATGAGGAGAATAGATGAAGTGAGGAAgaatggaggggaaggaagaacaGGGTCTTCGGCTCTCTTGTTCtagagatggtggggagggagtggtaTTTCCAGCTGTCTCAGCTGCTGCTCATGGCATGATACACTCCCGTCTCTGTTTTGGCAGGTAAGTCACCATCAATCACTGCAGCCCCTGTTTCGGTGAGACAACGAGCACGCCAGCTGCCAGCACGAAAGAGAAAACATCGGAAGTTCAAGCATGTCCACGATAAGAAAGTGCTGAAAGAAATCCTCACAGCATAGAGGTGCTGGCCGGGGACAGAGTGCAAGGCAGGTAATAGCACCAACTGCCACAGGAGGGGGGCACTTTGGGAAGTGAGCCAGTCTGCTCTTCTAGTCATGGGGAATTCCCTTCCCACACACAAGCGCTGCCCATGCACCTCAACTGCTACCCACAGCACCTGCTGCTATTTCAGCCCTGGGCCTCACACACACTTCTGCCCAGGTATCTCAGTTCTGCAGCTCTTGTTATTCCAATGTAGGGCCAAGATGCTCAATAGTGCCGAATTGTGTGATCTAATGAAGTAACAGGACTAGGCTGGTACTCACCAAATTCATCCCACTTATGATTTATCACACTTGAACTCATTCTTGCAGAGGTGAAAGATTTATGCATTATTCCCACTTTGCCACTGAGCCCTACTCTACAACCTCCCTTAAAGCTGAACAACAAGCCTATCCCCTCTATATCTAAAAACCACTGGAGACCATATTATTTGTCTATTATGTGGAGCTCGCTCTGATCTTCCTTCATGAATTGAGTTTCCACTGGAAATGGAGAATTAATGTCCATTTTGTATTCTCTATTGTGGGATTgctttttttagttttttggtTAAAATGGTGGAAGCACTTTGATGAGTCTCGCTGTCCTAACAGGAAGTCTGAGAACATAACAAAGgtttaaaaaagcaaaaggaGAACTGGAGTCTCGAATTAAATCTGGAGCCTTTCAGTTCTAGGGGCCTGACTCTTCTCTCACATACAGtgatgtaaatcaggactaactcCATGGACTCCAATGGAATTTCACTGGTGTAAAGTCAGTATGAGTTAAAGGAGAATCGGGTCTTAGGTTCTCAATAGGCTAGGCCTTTTGAGACAGAGAGAACTGTGGTCTGAGCACAGAAACTTGGGAGCCAGGAGTCTTCTAATTCCATCTTTAGCACTAGGGCTGCTCTGGGTTTCGTGTTCTGCCATTTTAACCAAAAAATACTCCTCTGGTCCCTGACCAGTGCAAGAATCCAAATGCAAAGGTGATGTGCTGCTATTTTTGTTCCTGTGCCAAGCTTGGCTTGGTCTGTCCTGGAGATAAATAGAAGACTTCAGTGGCTTGGTCTCCAGGGCTATTAATGTGGTACTTCAAAGAAAACATTATC
Coding sequences within it:
- the PDGFB gene encoding platelet-derived growth factor subunit B, whose product is MCLELLGLRVGMDFRLIFMSLWYLPLISTEGDPIPEDIYKIMSDSSVRSRSDLQRALQIDSVEEDGSNLDLNSTRAHPGQNLPRGRRSLAAVVDAEPAVLAECKTRTEVFEISRSMVDSTNANFVVWPPCVEVQRCSGCCNNRNVQCRPTLVRVRHVQVNKIEFVQKKPNFKKAIVPLEDHLECRCEALSSQPSSRSRPGSREHRGKSPSITAAPVSVRQRARQLPARKRKHRKFKHVHDKKVLKEILTA